In Macrobrachium rosenbergii isolate ZJJX-2024 chromosome 48, ASM4041242v1, whole genome shotgun sequence, one DNA window encodes the following:
- the LOC136831101 gene encoding igE-binding protein-like, translating to MVEASTSACAEALLSSWISRFGVPDGITTDRGPAFLSELWVSLARLMGTTLHSTTAYNPAANGMVERTHRSLKAALMTCCTDENWKAQLPWVLLGLRTAPRANGDESPAEKVYGKTLAVPGEFFPTEPDDLDTPLPT from the coding sequence atggtagaagcatcaacaagcgcCTGCGCAGAAGCCCTActgtcaagttggataagccGTTTCGGTGTGCCTGATGGCATAACTACAGACAGAGGCCCAGCATTCTtatcagaactctgggtctccctggcacgcctgatggggacaacactccacagtacgacagcatacaaccctgcagccaacggtatggtggaaagaacccaccgttcattgaaagcagctctgatgaCGTGTTGCACTGATGAAAATTGGAAGgcgcagctgccctgggtcctgctgggtctccgcaccgcaccaaGGGCAAACGGCGACGAATCTCCCGCAGAGAAAGTCTATGGCAAAACACTGgccgtacctggagaattcttccccacagAGCCGGACGACCTGGATACGCCCCTTCCAacctaa